The DNA region TGGAACACGGAGTCTCAATGGGATCATAGACTCCATCTCATGTCCTCAGAAGCTGCAGGTCCTCagcaagcaaaagagaaagtCCTTCctcatttccccatttttttgTCAAGCTCAATTAAACAGTCTTTGCAGTGTAGAGTGTTTCTTAGCATTTACGGGGTCCTGTAGGGCATGTTGCCCCTGGTGAATGCTGGCACCTTTTTTATGACTCGAGATATATGACACTGCCCATTCTGTGATTCAATCACAGGACAAAACCCTACAAATATAACAAACAGTTCCACTCATTCTACCACTTGTGAAACAactatcctgggctgcattaggaggaatgttgccagcaggtcgagggaagtgatcctccccctctattcagcactggtggggccacacctgggtgcagttctgggctccccagtacaccagagacatggacatactggagagaggcCAATGAAGGGCTATGAAGATTATTAAGGCActagagcatctctcctatgaggcaaggctgagcgagctgggactgttcagcttggagaagaggaggctcaggggggaccttaTCCATGCATATAAACACCCAAAGTGAGGGTGCATAgagaacagagccaggctcttttcagtggtgcccagtgacaggaccagaggcaatgggcaaaaaattgaaacacaggaggttccctctgaacatcaggaaacccttttttactgtgagggtgaccaagcactggcacaggttacacagaggggttgtggagtttccatccttggagatatttaaaagccatctggacatggtcctgggcaaccagctctaggtgaccttgcttgagcaggggggttggactggatgacctccagaggtccctgccaacctcagccattctgtgaatCTGTGACTATATTCAAGGTTCAAGTTTTTTCAGTTATTATCAATGTCAGGCACTACACAGTAAAATTCCTCGAGTGGAATAAGCTCCCACCCCaaatgttttataatgtaaaagTATAGAACAGCAGAGAGCTGTAAAACTTTGGGTAACCAAAACTCCCTGAGATGCACATTTCCATGCAAACAGTCTCTGTATTTGCATAATGAATCTTCTGAATAAGGAATAACAACTTACATGGCAGCTCTCTGGCCCTGGAAAAGCCTGCTATAATCTTCTTTTAGCCCAATTACATAGTGAACTGCTTCTGCCCACACCTTGCGCAGCTGAGGAATTGGCAGTTGGATTTTACTGTCCTGTACTGAATGCAAGAAAAACACAATTGTACACAAATGAAAGGACAACTCTAGAAAAGGACTTCAGTGCTTACAACATTCCTAATTCCTGCTTCAGGTGCCTAAACTAAGGGATCAAGCCACATAAGACCTGCTCAATTTTTATGTGATGCTGCCTAAGCATGTATAAGCTTTTCACATTACGGCTCCCCAGGTATTTGACAGCCCGCTACTGGCCAGGCAACAGCTTATGTTTGAACTCACAGCTATAAGAGTACCGATTTCTTTGAGCACTTTGGCCTATTGGCACTAGCAGACACCAGGGAACACTGCATGAAACACGGCACAAGGCAGGACCAATGGGTGGTTTTATCCAAAAACTCTAAAGCACATCCCCAAGCTAGCAAAGCAAATTTAATTGCTCCGTTTACTCAGTTGATATTGGTCACTGTCCTGACACgtgtttcatttgaaaatgtcttcAAATCTTTTGTACATTTCCTCCCAGATTCCTGATGTAGATGTTTAAGGGGAAAAGATGCAGGACTTATGTGTTCCCCTATAGAGACAGGGAACTGTCGGTACATTGGCATATCAATAAACACATTGTAAAAAGCCTTAGCTCCAAAAGACTCAGCACGCTGATTATCACACAATGAGATTCACCAGAATAAAATAgctcagaacacagaaaaaaaactatCAGAATAAACCTGAGTGACAGTAAAAGGAGAGACGGAAAACCAGCACAACTTCTGCAGAGCCAggccaaagaaaataaagctacTTAACAGTAACTATACGTCACAAGGCATTTCCTTTACATGCAGTATCGCAGCACACGTCTCCTCTCAGTTGacactattttttctttcatagagGTATACAAGGTCCTTCATACAGGTATACTGGGTATATACATACCTTCATAGAGGTATATTAGGTCCTGCAGATGACTGCTGTCATTTCAGGAGACATGTAAGGGAAGCTGTAAGCAGAGAAGTACCTTTCATGCATGGTCTAAAAGTATACTGATGATgccagggccaggcagcagcaccagAACTAAGAGGGACCAACTGGAGCAGATCCCACCAGTATCCATGCAGCAATAGCCAGGCTCTACTCCTAAAAACTCAAAAGGAGGGGCCTGGACTTTCTCAGACACTTGGCTCTGCTTGGTGAGATCAGAAGTAGGATCAGTGCTATGGGGTTATGGACACATTATCACTAGAGCTGAAAACTGTCGGGGAGACAGTACAAGAGTGCAGGTTTTGAAACCCTGCCAAGTGTCTCTGAAGACCAGCCCTAACTTATAACCTCCACAGGTGAATGACAGCAGTTCTGCAACTGGTAGAACATGGCCAAACACACTGGCTTGGCTCTGTGATCAGAGCAAGGTGGATTTCCTCATACAGGGCCTGAATGATCAGTAGGATGAGGGACCTATTTTTTCCACTTAGGCAAGACACAAGAGATGGAtcacagctgaaatgcagctaTCACAGACAGTACAGGGCAAAAAGGTAATCTGTATCCTCAGGATGCTGATATGGGGTTCAGAAGCCTAAATCTAGGACAGCTGTAGAAGGAGGGCAACTGCTCATGAACATCCAAAGCACCCAGTCTCAGGAGACAGGACTGCAAGGAGCTGAAGCCTGTACCTGTgcacagggaggtggggaggagaaggagaagggataTGTGCACAACTTCAACAGATGCTAAACGCTAATTAAGAAGGTTCCTTGCTACCACCAAAGGACATCTATGTGGGCTCTCACTAAAGTTTTGCAAACATCTCCCAGCATGATGTCACTGCAACACTCTGTGGGTGTGAAGGGACAAGACCCTTTAGCAGAGCAGAAGGCTGTGCAAATGAAATCACAGTCCCCAAGTCAGAATCTTCTTTCCAGTATGTAGCATGCAGACATAACCAAGTTTCCCTCTCTAGGCTACAAGATTAGGTTGCACGTATTACCTCCCAAGCCTTCATTCACATGGTGGTTCTGTTTAAGTGGGGCAATGCTTAGGTTTAGGTGTTTAGGTGGAGTAGATGCTGTTCAGTACACAGAATTTAATACAAGGGCAAAAACCTTAAATGAATTCTTAAGTTGCTCTATAGCAGAGTTCCCAAAAGGCAGGCAATAAATTCTCTGAACTGTTACATCTACTAAACGTGGAGATACAGCACTGTAGATGAAACTTTGTTAGCCTGCTCCAGGTTCCTAAATGGTCCTCTTTGAATTAGAGTGCCCTTCAAGATAACACAAAAAGATTTGTAAGGCAGATCTGCTTTCATATTACATGAGAAGCAGTGCTTTCAGTTCCCAGCTGTCCTCCAGCATACTTACCAATGTAATTTACACAGTCAGACAGACTTCGAGAAGCAAAGGGTCCATCATAGACAGTTTTGCTTTTATCAAACAAATAGACCATGTAGCTATCCCAGCCTCTCtggtagaaaaaaataagagaacatAAACAAGAGAAATCCCAAACATAGCTTCTACTAACCCAGAGCGTCCTGGTTACATCATGAACTAATTATTGTGGGCACTCTTCTTATCACATGCCTTAAAAAACTGATTTTGATCCCACAGAAACACAGGGCCCTTTGCTAGCAAGTTACTTCATTTAAATATTCAGACAAGAGTATAACTATAGGAATCTACTTACATTACCTGATAAAGGAAATAATGCTAGACCTTAAGAGTTACTACACTTACAGACCAAACTGTCTCCAGTGGGAGAAGATTAAGGCAATTTATCTTCCCTAAGATTTTAAATTCCCTGACAATGGGAAAGACTTTAAACAAACAGAATCATGCTTACTACGCCATCAATAACACACTGGGAAGCAGGTTTCCGAGGGTCCAGGCAAATCCCTGTTTCCAACAGCAGTTCCTGATTTCCAGTACTTATTCCAGTTTCAAACTCAATCCGAATCTGAAGGGAATGAAGGCTTTCCTCGGGAtgcaagagaaatgaaacaatCTTGGCAGAGGTCATATTTAGGATGTGTACTATCTGTAAAAAGAGTACAAGTTGATTAAAGTCACTGGCTATCAAAGACAAAAGACACAAAGGCCACAAAGGCCTAGGAGGGAGTATGTAGTAATTAACGTTAGACTGACAGCATCATTTGGGTTTTAGTGACAATAATCAAGTTCAGCAGTAAAGCCCCACATAATAGAATTCAAAGTCTGGGCCTGTAACTTTTAACTTAACGTCAgagaaaaattacaataaaacCCACCAATAGCCTTCACAAGCCATGCTACAGCTTAATTACATCAAAAGAATGGTGACAAGCTAGCCTAAAGGTCATCTTGAGCCTTGTTGTCTCTGATGCTGGCCAGTACTGCTCCCAAGAAAGGGAGTCCCATTTCCTTTAATCCCTCCATACAAAAAGCTGTTACATACCAGTGCTTGTCTTCTCACCACTCTCATGGCCCTCTCTATAGTTTCATTATATCTGGGCAGAGCCCGTAGGACCCACACCACACCACAATATACAGATTTTGACAAGTCCCAATTATAGGcacaatattttgtgttttggattttaattcCTTTGGAATCCTTCCAGATCAGACAAAATTATCCTCTGGCTTCTACACATGCTTGCCTTAGCTAGTCTTACTCCAGCAAAGCTCCAATAATTACTTGAAGTGGAAGAGTCAGGTGAACATAATCTCTGTTCTACTACAGGTGCTACTATAGTACATGGACCTGGAGGTCACAGAACTAGTAGAGGACTTCAGGAAAACTGTTATTAGCAAACATTAAACCATTATTTGATCTTGGCGAGTCCTTTCTGAGATGACAGACAGGAATATAGGGTCATTCTTCTACTTCAAGTGTAAAGCTAGAGATTAATATTGCTGGTGATGTTTTGCGTTCAGGTATGTACTGGACAGGCTGTATATCCACTCCCTGATATCAACAAAAACATTCCTCATGACCTTGCAGCTGGATGATGCCAGGATTACAGCTTTGCTCCGCACACTTTCTGTCCTCTAAGATGCTTTCAGTAGACCTTTAAACCCAGTAACAACCCAAACTCACCTTCAAATTCAGTATGTGATCCATTATTAGGAAACACTTTGGACGACTGCTCTCAGGATCTAAACCTCCACCCCTCTGTTGTGGATCCCAGTTCAGCATCAGTTGCAACCAATTTTCCACTGGTTCTACAATTAAACTAAAACAGAAGGGCCGTAAGAAAGAGAAGGCAGATATTCTACAGCACTCAGCCCACTTAGGAAACTAGGGTCTCACAACAGCAATAAGGTCACAACTCTTTGGTTAGAGACCATACATGTGTAACGTCTGCTGAACATGTGTGAAGAACAGCCATTTCGCTGTAGTTGCTTATCCTGACAGCAGGGAAAGCCTGGAAGGAAAGTTCATACAGAGTGAGCATCCCCACTGTAACAACAGTCTTCACTGACCTCAGCAGGAGCACATGCCCAGCCAATATACCTTGCATTACACTTCTCCCTCTTCCTGACTCCTACTGAGTCAAAAGTATCCTGACACATCAATAAGGTTTGTCAAAATGGATaaggggaagaatttttttctgggtttttttttccctccaaaaccCATCTGTGATACACAAAGTTGAACAGTTTTCAAAGCCTGGTCTGCAGAATAACTATCCCCgtgctgcaaagctgcctggaaGCTGCCTCCACATTTATCCACACAAGAAGCACGTAAGTTTATTGTCAAGAATGTCTTTAAAGACAGTACACAGTGCAAAAAGCCCAAAGCGCTGGCACAAAGCCACTTATTTCATGCTGAACTCCAGTACTTTTCCTAGAAATCTGCCAGTACCCATGAGTTGCGCTGCGCTGCTGGGCACATCTAAAGACACAAGTGCTAAGTAAGTGACAAATGATCAGAGTCTGACTTCTGACTTGGTACAGACCAATTCATTCAGGTTGAAGGCCCTCCTGGACATCTTTGGTCTGAGCCCTAGCCCACAGCAGGGCCAATGTTACAgctacagcaggctgctcaggactgtgtccaagCAAGTCTGGGCAGACCCCACAGGTGGAGATCCCCCACTGCTCAGGGCCCTGTCCCAGGGCCGCATCACTAGCATGGGGAAACCTTTTTCCTGTGCCCAAATTTTGTATCCCTTGTTGTAACTTGTACTGTTGCCTTTGGTCCTTTCGCTTTGTCCCTCTGAGAAAAGCCTAGATCTGTTGCCTCTGTAACGCCCAACTAGACAGAAGACAAAATTAGAttcccctttgccttctcttcacGAGACTGAAGAAGCCCAGCTTCATGGGCCTCTCCTTGTGTGCTCTATTCAACAGGCCATGAGCATCTTTGTGGCCTCTGCTGGACTTGCTGCAGTTTTCCCAACACAATTACTAGAAGCTTCTGCTTTCGTGGAGCAGACGACTCAAGTACTTGGTTTATGAGATTCAATACCATCACATTATTGGGTAGATATTACCCAGTGGCCTTGTGGTAATGGGTGAAAAGCAGTCACAGAGTTGACATTGCAAGGTGAACTGCCATCATCCCACAAACTGCAGAGTGAACTGTCATTGGAGAGCCCAAAGGATCAAACAAGAGCCATGTGGCTACGGGCTATTCCTTAACAGCAAATGGTAGCTTGCCAGGAGCTTGAAATAATCCTTAGGAGAAAGAAGGAGGACCCCTCAGTGCTTGGGATAAGGACTGAGGGGCCCTCAGTTTAAAAGACAAGCCAAAAATTATCACACATAGCCACAAGGACACACTTACCCACAGAGGCTGTGAGGCTGTGGCAAATGGGTACTAAAGCGAACCTCCCCATTCATCTCTTCAGAAGCAAAGATGTGCTTTGGATCCttctttttgattttttcatgcctagaaaataaaatcctttgtGGATATACTGACAATGTTACTTTTGAAAAGGGCCAATTGAATATGGCAACAGCAAAACGCGCCACAGCCTCGTAGCTTtagaaaacaaacttttctttcaagACAAAGACAACATTTCCAAACAATCCACCCAGAACATCGCCAAGTGGAAGAGGGGAGTCCTTGCAGTTGACTCTGTCTCTGGAAACATTTTTGCACCTGCTTGCAAGGAGGTCTGGACAGCATCAAACAAGAGGATCAACAGGTAACAATTCACTGACCACAGAGCAAGTCTGCACAACAAGATCAGCCTCCACACATTAATGAGACAGATAAGATTTGCAAGAGTCATGTGGCAAAACCACTGCCCTTACCTTGATCTGAGTGAAGCATCTAATAAGTGTTAGAAACGCAGCATGCTATTGGATCCAGTACCAGGGAAACCATCACCAGCaactctgcctcagtttccttacCTTGGCTCACTTCAGCACTGGTCTGAACCTTGCCTACAGCTcagctgctcccagagcagcaggattTCCTAGGGCAAGTCGACAGTCATCAGTCAGCTGTGAGGCAGTTGAACACTTCTAGCTCCTGGAGGCTGCCAGCCTGCTCTCTTTCCCAGTCAGCCCCAAGTGGAACTGAAGCTACATGCGTGTGGCCTGCactgttctcttccttcttttatgGATAGGGAAGAGCTGTTTCTAATCTCATTCATTCATTAGTTTTCTACTACTTACATTAGGAAATCAAGTTTTCCTTGTTggaaaaaatgcaacaaatactgaactactaaaataataaaatcccaaGAATTAGCAGTTAAAAGGGAAACTACTGCAACATAGTTgttaaagttattttttgttAACACATAATAATTTTTTAAGCTAACACTTGCGTAAAAACTcaaatttaccttttttcctgttattatttCAATGCTaacagaaaagcaagtattttttctgttgcagaatcACCCTTTTTAAAAACCAAGCTTACATACACTCCTGGTATTGCAGGGTAAGAAGtggaaatatgaaaatacatatttctgccCCTTCTTCTAGCCCTCAAAGAGCAAGCAGAAACCTCCATATGCAGGTTAAAGTCTTTCAGTCATCACTTTTGTAAAGTTACTTACAAACACATAACTATGTGTTTACTACACAAAACATGCTCTGTCTTGCTGTGTGTCATTGCTAAAAAAAAACTAACCTCGCAGCCTAGGTGAACAAAGGACTGTATCACTCCTTCCCATTACATTTTTCTGGCACTGATACACAGACTggtttataattatattttttgatTCAAATTTCACTTTTGAAGGAATTATTATGACCAGAGGCTACCACACAATGTAATAAACACATACTACAATATGTATAAATAGCCAATCAAACTGACATTGATAGTACTAAAGTATTAATGGTTTCTGCAAAGCTTAGCAGACCACCAGCACCTAACTAACAAATTTACCATTCTGGTTCACACTGTCACCTCACCACACACAGTAGCTGTCATTCCTATTGCCTGGCATCACCACTTGCAGAATAAGTGTCTTACCAGGTGAACGGCTGTAGATTATGCAAGAAAGGCCTAAATCCTGCAATGCATTCAAACACCATCGTTCCAAAGCTCCAGTAATCAACAGTAACTGAGTAGGATTTATTCTCAAAGAGTTCTGGAGCCTAAAAAGGATGATAAAAAGAGACTTTGAAAGTGGTATTTCAAGTAAtctattttcttgcatttctgcagAGACAAAACTGCGCCTAGGTGTGGTCCCCAGTTCCAGAGCGGCACAGGGTCCCTGATGTGGCCCTCCTTAGGCTGCCCAGTGGGTCGGGGCCTGGAGCACCCAACCTATGAGGAGacaggagggagctgggcttgttggGTCTGTCTGTGGGGAGGCTGGAGAGGAGGGTGGGCTGAGAGCAGCCCCCGACCATGGCACAGGAAGGGACAGAGGGGATAGATGGGGCCATCCTGGAAGCAACAGGTGATACAACGAGGGGCAACAGCCCCAGATCACTGTCTGGGAGGTTCAGGTTGGACATGAGGAAACTTTTCCCCCTGGAGAAGGAACATCCTTGGGACAGGTCTCCAGGAAGGTGCGGGATCTCCATTTTCAGAGGTTTCAGGGCTTGGCTGGGCCAAGCCATGGCTGCCCTGACCTAGTGCTGGTGACAGCCCTGCTGCGAGCAGAAGACTGGACAAGGGACCTCCTTCTAACACAcacttctgtgattctataaaatGTGGCAATACCACATCACTtgtatacataaaaaaaaaatcttaccaaaTATTGTAATGTTCCAACAAATGAAGTGCATAAACTTCCTTGATCCAGATCCTTTGCATATCCCAGGTCTATTATTTTGTGAACAATCTGTAGACAGTTTAAATAGTTGATCAGAAGATTAAATAGTTCAtcagaagctggtgaagggtctggagcacaagtcttatgaggagcggctgaaggaactggggttgtttagcctggagaaaagggagctgaggggagaccttatcgctctctacaactacctgaaaggaggttgtagagaggtgggggtcagtctcttctcccacgtaactagtgatagaatgagaggaaatggcctcaagttgtgccaggggaggtttagattggatattaggaaattttacttcactgaaaggcttgtcaagaattggaacaggctgcccagtgaagtggttgagtcaccatccctggaggtatttaaaagacgtttggatgaggtgcttagggacatggtgtagtggtggacttggtagtgttaggtttacagttggactcgatgatcttaaaggtcttttccaacctattctgtgattccaacgattctgtgattctgtaaattcagagaaaaaaacctcaccaaacaATCCAAAATCTGTGCAGCGACTTCCACAGCATACAGTCAAGAAGAGGAAAGCCAGAATGGAAATTCTGGAGAAAGTCCATGGCAAAGCTTTGACATGTGACACAGCGTTAAGGCTCGCTGTTTCACCACATAAGCTGGCGTTGTCCACCTACCTCAAGTTAGACTCAACTTTATTTAAAGCAGCTTGCCAGTTACAACTTGGCCGAACAGAGCATCTAGCTTTTTATCTGGAAATTTGAAGTTATTTGTTTAAAGagtaaaaatagagaaaacaattttcactAAGAAATCCATTAGGCTGACTCTCTGAACTAGCTTGATTTTACATGCAGCTCTCAAAGCCACAAACACAGGGATATGCTACAATCTCATATCATTCATATTCTGTTGCAGGCAGGGCTCTTGAATGGaagcagaatttgtttttaatgacaaggATTTAAGAATAAGCAGAGTAGGATTTGTGGCTTCAAGAAGACATAAACTTTCAGTAATTTCACCATGCAGTTTTCAGCCCAGTTCACTGCCACAAACcacttgttctcttttgtttctctcaGGCAAGACGAAGTTGCTGACAACTTCCAGAAATGACAGTGGGAACACCACTGACAGAGGCCACCTGACTTACCTTCCCACCTTCATCCTGAAGAACAATATTTTCAGGCTTTAAATCTCTGTGTATAATTCTATTTTCATGCAAATACTGGATACCAGACCCTGAAAAACACGTttgatttaatagaaaataactCATATTGATTAAAGATACATCTGATAAAAATTTAGTATCCCTGACTTTGGGGTTGACattaataaattttcattttaaagcaccATTAAGAACTATTGACTTAAAAGATTCACCAGATTTATGCTAGGACTGAACTAGCTCTGTTCCTCTGCAGAAATGGAGGTTGCTACAGAGTTCAGACCTCATGGCATAACTGCAGGTCACATCTCTTGCCTGTAAGGCAAGAGAGAAGGCAGCTGAATTCTTTTCAAACTGTAGAGTTACAAAATGAACCACAGCACGCAGACGAGCAAAACAGGTCTCCAAAATGCACAGGCAGCTTGAAACAGCTCTGCATGTCCTCTAGCCTAAGATCTTGGTAAATTAACATAAGATAACAAAAGGACTCATTTATATATGTGAGCACATTATACAAGATGCTGATGgaagaaagcactgaaatgaaTTAAGCAAATGAAACAAGTTGAGTTTCCCTTTGACCTAAAACTACTGCCAAACACTGGCTTATAGAGCTTCTAGTAAACTTCCACCATTGCCAAAGCACCACAATGCAAACCACCCCATCAGGGAAGGGACCATCCAGCTGCGATGAAGCAGAAGCACAGCTGGAGCTAAAAACTGATTCCTGGGCAGCCTCTGATTAACACTGCATGGAGCAGCCAACCGAGGTGCCACCAGCAATGCCCCAGTCAGTATTAGCAACACTGAACTTAGGGGCTCCAGGCTTCCCCTCTGCTGGTGGAGGACTGGTATGCTCCAAGTAGCACCACGTCTGTCACTCCCACTGCTAAAAATGAAGTTCCATGGTTGCTTTAAGCCAATCTATGTGGGGGCTTTCCCCAGAAGGAACACAGGTTCCCAAACTCTCCTTTCCCAGAAGCAGTTTCCATGGCAGCATAAGCATTTATGGCACCGCATGATCAGCTTGATCCTGGGACCAATCCAGCTGGAaactactaagaaaaaaataatcaggttttAGCCACACTGGTTTCCAGAACCTGCTCCTCACCTGGGTACGGGAGCGGCTGCAATAGAGGAGGGAATGGCAGGCAGCATGCAcccaagaaaaggcaaagagcagGACTTTGCCTTGCGGCAACAGTCCACACTTATGCTGCCTTGGGGGGACTGTGgagcagtgaagaaaaaaggaacaagagaAATTCTGTCTGCAGGAAGGGGAAAATTCACTACTGGTCCACCCAAATAACAACACTGGCTGCTAAACAAAAGATTATGGAGCAAGTGTCTGCCACAGGACATAGGCGCAGACAAAACAGCAACAGATGACTTTTTTTAAGTCATGATTTTTCAGTCTTGGAGATGTGCaagtggaaacaaaagaaaaggtcCCATGAAAGGCCCAAGGCAGGTATTGTATTTTCTCATCTCCATCATGGGGTATTTAAAATTTTCCTGTGCAAAACATTCTGACTGCACATTGTGTAAAGCCTACTTCTAACCAGCCATGACAGTAAATTCATTACAGGATTATTAAGAGAAATATTCAATCAACATGCCTTGTCCACAGTTGGAACACTTTCTCCCATGAGGGAGAAAGTCCCCAGCCTTCACTGATTTACCACTCATTTATACATTTAACAGCCTCTGACTTGCATTTCTCCTCCACTGCCTTTTCAAATCTTTGTCACAGACATGCCAAAGACATTCAACTTACTATGAAGACACCAGACCCTGTTCTGCAGCTGGAAGGGGAACAAGAATGAAGGAACGAAGAGTTGCGCTTGATTTTGGGAACTCAACTGCAAGCCCTCTGAGCTTCTGAAAGGACAGAAGCCCATGCCAACACGTCCAAAATGCTTTCTCATGCCAATATGAGCTCCATTCCTACAAGTAGAGATGGG from Mycteria americana isolate JAX WOST 10 ecotype Jacksonville Zoo and Gardens chromosome 6, USCA_MyAme_1.0, whole genome shotgun sequence includes:
- the CHUK gene encoding inhibitor of nuclear factor kappa-B kinase subunit alpha isoform X7 produces the protein MGFCPFRSSEGLQLSSQNQAQLFVPSFLFPFQLQNRVWCLHRSGIQYLHENRIIHRDLKPENIVLQDEGGKIVHKIIDLGYAKDLDQGSLCTSFVGTLQYLAPELFENKSYSVTVDYWSFGTMVFECIAGFRPFLHNLQPFTWHEKIKKKDPKHIFASEEMNGEVRFSTHLPQPHSLCGLIVEPVENWLQLMLNWDPQQRGGGLDPESSRPKCFLIMDHILNLKIVHILNMTSAKIVSFLLHPEESLHSLQIRIEFETGISTGNQELLLETGICLDPRKPASQCVIDGVRGWDSYMVYLFDKSKTVYDGPFASRSLSDCVNYIVQDSKIQLPIPQLRKVWAEAVHYVIGLKEDYSRLFQGQRAAMLSLLRYNANLIKMKNNMVSASQQLKAKLEFFHQSIRLDLERYSDQMAYGISSEKMLKAWKEMEEKASQCAEAEDIGYLDEQIMALHTEIVELQKSPYARRQGEVMESLEQRAIDLYKQLKTRPPDHAYSDSTDMVKIIVQTVQSQDRVLKELFGHLSKLLGCKQKIIDLLPKIEVALNNIKEADNSVMQMQGKRQREIWHLLKIACTQSSSRSLVSSSLEGTASTPAATWLPQSSSGNVPHPLSSMATPEDGEHFVHVIEENLNYLELFSSILQEARQEQNNSMMSFDWSWLK